The DNA window AGAAAGTGACAAAACCTTTGATGTATACGATATGTTGTTTACTGATTTTAAAGATAGTTATGAAAATAATATCATAAATTTAAATGATGAAATTCATGTAATAGATCTGTTTGACGGAGAAGAATTGCTTTTGTTTGTTGGAATAGTATCAGAGCCTGTAGTAAGGCGTGAACATCTGAGAACATATATAAAGATTAAACTGGAAGACAGAACTTCTGTGGGATATGCCAAGAAATTTGATAAGGACTATGTATATCAGGGACATTATGTTTACCATTCAGGAGCAAAGAATTTATCATTAATGTATAAATTGGCTAAAGAACTGGGATTTGAAGATAGCGATATTGAAATAGAAGAAATGAAGCATACTCTTGGGGATTACATAATAATACCTGTAGCTAAATTTGAAAAAGATAAAAGCATCATGGAAGAACTCGCTGAGCTTGTAAGAGCTGTGGTAGGAGATATCTGGGTAACCCGTGAAGGAAAACTCAAGATAACAAGTCTGTTAAATCAAAAGGATACTAATATTGTTGACTATAAACTAAAGTATGGAAATATTCTTAATTATCTGGAATCAACAGTAACAAAGCCGGAGAATAACAAGGTAGAAGTATCATTCACAGAAAATAAGACAGAGGCGAGACAGGCAGTATTTATCCTAGCCGGTCAGAATGCAGATTATGAAAATGATGATGCTAAAGTAAAAGTCCCTGCAAATACACTAACCAATAATGAATACTGGCAGATAAAATATCTGACTGATTATGTAAATAATCTGGAAACAACTCCGGAAGTAACAGCATATATACCAAACAGTGATGGAACAAAAACATATATTACCTATACAGATTATGAATTAATCCTGGACAATGACGGAGGAAAAGTAAAGTTTTTCAATCACACAGCTTCGGATATATTCATTGAGAAGTTTAAACTTTATGGAGAGCCGATAAAAGTATATGAAGGGAATACTGTGACCTATACAGAGAAAAACCTCAAGGAAAACGAAATAGAGCTTTATACATATGCTAATAAATACATTCAGGATATACGGCTTGCCCAAAGTGTAGCAAGATATCTATACTTTAAGAATTGCCGTGAAAAGGTAACCCATAAGATGAGAACGAA is part of the Sebaldella sp. S0638 genome and encodes:
- a CDS encoding fibronectin type III domain-containing protein translates to MLPQSYIDKTYHEENNLKHRIKIFNKTKNVDISEYLDNDTLEISKFLENETQSIAANTLDLTFLKPDIEKTAEKEIIYFSESDKTFDVYDMLFTDFKDSYENNIINLNDEIHVIDLFDGEELLLFVGIVSEPVVRREHLRTYIKIKLEDRTSVGYAKKFDKDYVYQGHYVYHSGAKNLSLMYKLAKELGFEDSDIEIEEMKHTLGDYIIIPVAKFEKDKSIMEELAELVRAVVGDIWVTREGKLKITSLLNQKDTNIVDYKLKYGNILNYLESTVTKPENNKVEVSFTENKTEARQAVFILAGQNADYENDDAKVKVPANTLTNNEYWQIKYLTDYVNNLETTPEVTAYIPNSDGTKTYITYTDYELILDNDGGKVKFFNHTASDIFIEKFKLYGEPIKVYEGNTVTYTEKNLKENEIELYTYANKYIQDIRLAQSVARYLYFKNCREKVTHKMRTNSIPFLELQDVIKLDFEDITKDIQLTKITQKQNELEIEAVEYEEYKPNTEHFENQKSNLFDESYLNNGYVEWGNVVYPTDKPPAPINLVPENLHLGVGAKWDKVNRDDIQEYIVYMKGITEDGNYTGLDLKFSRGNSTYFLANTEPGFYEIKVSVVTMAGMESDQSTAVIAKSLEITGEQIGVDGDTIVVDTGSKKLILGTV